From the Desulfomonile tiedjei genome, the window GATTCCTTCCTCGACGCTCATTCTTTTGCCTTACCGAAAATTTTCCAAACCCGGAGATGAGTAGTTCTTCTCCCCTGGTCAAGGTGTCCTTCATTATCTCCAAGAGCCGGTCCACTATCTGGCGGGACTCTTGCTTGCTTATACCCATCTGCATCTGGAGGCGGATAATCATTTTCTCTTTGGTGAGCGCCATATTCACCCTCACTTGCATAGTCAGTCGTACTGGAGCCAATTGGGTAAGCTGATGGTCAACAACCCCTCAATGATCAGGAAATATGTCAGATTTTTCAAGAGAAAATAGTCATGGAGCGCCGAAAGGTGTCGGTATGATGTGGATAGGTTGAATTTTCAGGGACTTGATAAGTTTCGGATCATAGAAGCAGATAGCAACCCCTTTTGCACCATCGACATTACCCCAAAGAAACAAAGGCAGGGCCAAGGCGGCCCTGCCTTTGTTGGGAATTATTTCAAAGCTTCTTGATCATTTTTTCCCCTGGTCATGGGGCACCATGACCGTCACATTGGCGGTGCTGGCATTCCCTGCCATATCGGTGGCGGTGATGGTTATGGTGTAAACCCGGCCTTTGCCTTTGCTAAAGCGATCGGCCCTGAGGCTCAAAATAATTATGCCATTTACCTGGTCGATGACCGGTTCGGTCCAATCCACCACTCCCGGCTGCAGCTCGTTGCAGGAAACCACAGCCCATAGGGTCACCGGCTGGCCGCTGTTGTCAACCGCATTGGCCTGGATGGTGACTGGCGCCATCAAATGGTTGGGCGGCCACAGGATGGGCTTATCCACCACCGGCGCCAGGGTGGGCGCCTGGGTATCCTGGGGCTGGACAATGGTGACGGAAATCGTTCCTGAAGCGCTATTATCTCCATCGTTGGCTTGCAGGGTGAGGTTATGCACGCCCACCGGCAAGGTGGAAATGCTGAAGGTGGGCAGGGTGACCGGCATTCCTCCCAGGGTTGCTTGAACCGCACCGCTATTCAATACAGCATCTCCTTCCAGCCATTGATAGTTCACCGAGCCGCCGTCATAGTCCGAGATTGAGCCGCCCAAATTGACCGGGGTGTTCACCGGATAGGTTCCTCCACCGGTGGGCGCCACCGTGGGGGGTGAGTTCCCGATGGTCAGGAGCATCTCATCTCTGGAGGTGGCATAACCGTCGGTGATTTCCAGGGTCAGGGTATGGGCGCCCACCCCCAGGGGAGGCGCGGTGCTCAAGGCCAGAGGGGTCTGCCCTGCGGCCACCGGCTGCCAACCGTATAGCTCGGTGGTTCCTTCCAGCCAGCGGTAGGAGAGGGAGTCTCCGTCGGCATCGCTGGCCGTACCTGAAAGGACCGTGCCATTCTGTTCCTGGCTGAGAATCGTCAAGTTGTTTTGGGCATCCGCAGCGGGCGCGTTATTCACCCGGCGCACGGCTACCTTGCACCCGTCCGTGCCCTGGAGGCTGCCGTCGCTCACGGTAAGCTCAAAGACCAGTTCCTGATCCTGGGTCACATTGGGCGCGGTGAAAGTGGGTTGCGCGGCCGTGGGGTCGCCCAAGGTCACCGGCGGTCCGGACGTCTGGGTCCAGCGGAAGGTTACCGCAGTGCCGTCAGGATCGTTCCCATAGCCTTGCAAGGTTACCTGAACCCCTTCGTTAACCACCTGGTCATTGCCGGCATTGGCCACCGGAGGTTGATTGACGGAGGAGACATTAACGATGCAGGTATCTATGGCCTCTAAGCCTTGAGGGTCGCGCACCCTCAACTGGAAGGTCAGGGTGGCCCCTCCCGGCCCCACCTCCGGCGCGGTGAAGCTGGGTTGAAGGGTCCCGGAGCCGCTCAAGGTCACCCAAGGTTCGGACAACTGGGTCCAGCTATAGGTGAGAGGATCACCGTTCGGGTCAGTCCCGGTGCCGTTCAAGGTTACCAGGGTCCCTTCGAGCACCGTTTGGTCGTCACCCGCATTGGTAACGGGGGCCTGATTTGGAGGATTGACGACGTTGACGATGCAGGTGTCCTGGGAGGTTTTGCCGGCGTAAGAGGTCACGGTCAGCCGGAATTCCAGGGTGGCTCCTCCCGGTCCCACCTCCGGGGCGTAAAAGGTCGGCTGGGCGATGGCGGCGTTGGAAAGGGTCACGTCCGGGCCGGAGATTTTCTCCCATTGATAAGTAGCGATCTCAATGGCGGGAGTGGAGTTGGCACCGTTCAGCTGGACCAGGGTCCCCTCGAGCCAGGGCCCCTGGTCCGGCCCGGCATTGGCAATCAGGGGTATGCCAAATACCTGGATGCGGTTATTAAATGTATCCGCCACATAGACATCCACCAAAGAATTTAATGAACGCACTGCTATGCCTTGTGGGTCTATAAGCTGCCCATCGCCTGAGCCATCGCTTCCCCACTTAGCCAGCAAGACTCCATTGCTGTCAAACTTCTGGATGTGGGGTAAATACTTATTCAAACCATAGACATTTCCAAATGCATCCACCCCGATACTCCAGCCCTCGGAAAACTGC encodes:
- a CDS encoding integration host factor subunit alpha, which produces MALTKEKMIIRLQMQMGISKQESRQIVDRLLEIMKDTLTRGEELLISGFGKFSVRQKNERRGRNPQTEESLILSARKVLVFKASGVLRARINKF